The Candidatus Desulfarcum epimagneticum genome contains a region encoding:
- the ydjP gene encoding AB hydrolase superfamily protein YdjP codes for MKDEIKKIVQNKKSGKIKRWVRMTLAIFVLPSVLFVAGAAQAGEEWPRVVASGDGVPISYEVYGKGDPALVFVHGWSCDARYWRAQTPRFSRKHRVILLDLAGHGHSGHGRSRHTMRAFGEDVRAVAVATGGREMILIGHSMGGSVIAEAARLMPDRAIGLIGVDTLENIEHPMTRKQMDGMMAPLKKDFSAGVRGFAGGMISPGADPRIREWILSDMASAPPRSALSAMKEMMSQYVTGEAAAIFDEIRIPVAAVNGDLWPVNYKGNRRHMSSFDAIILKGADHFLMMTRPEEFNDALEKTIGIILAKRSRGK; via the coding sequence ATGAAAGACGAGATAAAGAAAATCGTTCAAAATAAAAAGTCCGGGAAGATCAAAAGGTGGGTCAGGATGACCCTGGCCATTTTCGTTCTGCCTTCGGTTCTCTTTGTCGCGGGGGCGGCCCAGGCGGGAGAGGAATGGCCCCGCGTGGTCGCCTCCGGGGACGGGGTTCCCATCTCCTATGAGGTTTATGGGAAAGGCGATCCGGCCCTTGTGTTTGTGCATGGCTGGAGCTGCGACGCCCGGTACTGGCGGGCCCAGACCCCGCGTTTTTCCCGAAAACACAGGGTGATTCTCCTGGACCTGGCCGGGCATGGCCATTCGGGACACGGACGCTCGCGGCACACCATGAGGGCTTTTGGGGAGGATGTCCGGGCCGTGGCCGTGGCCACCGGCGGACGGGAGATGATTTTGATCGGCCATTCCATGGGCGGGTCCGTCATCGCGGAGGCCGCCAGGCTGATGCCGGATCGCGCCATCGGGCTCATCGGCGTGGACACCCTTGAAAACATTGAGCATCCCATGACCCGAAAGCAGATGGACGGGATGATGGCCCCTTTGAAAAAGGATTTTTCCGCCGGCGTTCGCGGGTTCGCCGGGGGGATGATCTCGCCGGGCGCGGATCCCCGGATTCGGGAGTGGATCCTTTCGGATATGGCTTCCGCGCCGCCCAGGTCGGCCTTGAGCGCCATGAAGGAGATGATGTCGCAGTATGTCACGGGCGAGGCGGCCGCGATTTTTGATGAGATCCGAATCCCGGTGGCGGCGGTGAACGGCGATTTGTGGCCCGTTAATTACAAGGGAAACCGAAGACATATGTCTTCATTCGACGCCATTATTCTGAAAGGAGCCGATCATTTTTTGATGATGACCCGCCCGGAAGAATTCAACGACGCCCTGGAAAAAACCATTGGAATTATTTTGGCGAAAAGGAGCCGGGGGAAGTGA
- a CDS encoding conserved hypothetical protein (Evidence 4 : Unknown function but conserved in other organisms), whose translation MVKIYVEGGGDQARSKSQFRRGFSEFFSGALPEGKKPRIIACGSRKKAYDRFHTAIRENKNEFCMLLVDSEGPVHDGIKRWDFLKIRRADGWEKPDGAHEDNVQFMVQCMESWFLADKDCLADFFGQGFNPGALPNNPEIERVPKKDVFGGLKNASRHARTKGGYKKGRHSFEILAKINPQKVCEASDHARNLIDTLKNKMVG comes from the coding sequence ATGGTAAAAATTTATGTCGAAGGCGGCGGAGATCAGGCGAGATCGAAATCTCAGTTCAGGAGGGGATTCAGCGAGTTTTTTTCCGGAGCCCTTCCTGAAGGCAAAAAGCCGAGAATCATTGCCTGCGGCAGTCGGAAAAAAGCGTATGACCGCTTCCACACGGCCATTCGTGAAAATAAAAATGAATTTTGCATGCTCCTTGTGGACAGCGAAGGGCCTGTCCATGATGGTATCAAACGATGGGATTTTTTGAAAATCCGAAGGGCTGATGGATGGGAGAAGCCCGACGGCGCCCATGAAGACAATGTTCAGTTCATGGTTCAATGCATGGAAAGCTGGTTTCTGGCCGATAAAGATTGTCTTGCGGATTTCTTTGGCCAAGGTTTCAATCCCGGGGCGCTTCCGAACAATCCGGAAATTGAAAGGGTTCCCAAAAAGGATGTGTTTGGAGGTTTAAAAAACGCCTCCCGGCATGCAAGGACCAAAGGCGGGTATAAGAAAGGACGTCATTCTTTCGAAATTCTGGCAAAGATCAATCCCCAAAAAGTGTGTGAGGCGTCTGATCACGCGAGAAATTTGATTGACACCTTGAAAAATAAAATGGTAGGTTAG
- a CDS encoding conserved hypothetical protein (Evidence 4 : Unknown function but conserved in other organisms): protein MMKNFLMGLGGVKLQYEKPEGVFPEPETIVPPQNATLLMAPGGGVLEKRALAPGDSVEAGRRLLLYTDDERCAVSPISGTVASISTVSDDQGRDWTQVSITGSSDPDPGVELDDLAGEPSLEGARRCLAHVPGAPCLDCFSSDSESLEPRNMEVIVINGVSSDLMLLTAPFLLFSAADAIGKGVEVLKKITGVGRVILAVPSDFSGSLDVTGAEIQKVSPLYPQGNPALIMKNVLGMEVPAGGSPADLGVAFFSLEAAISLGQAFETGRPPQEKLLTLVDKKGAGRLVYARIGTPVGHVIQSCGVEIDEDDLIIMGGPMTGSAVYSENFPVRPDTDGLMILKKDDVHYYSDYPCVNCGECVRVCPTGVPVNMLVRFLEAGRYEEAAESWDLMSCVDCGLCAFVCVARMPVFQYIRLAKHEISKTNAAA from the coding sequence ATGATGAAAAATTTTTTAATGGGACTGGGCGGCGTGAAACTCCAATATGAAAAGCCGGAGGGCGTTTTCCCGGAGCCGGAAACCATCGTTCCGCCTCAAAACGCCACCCTTCTGATGGCCCCCGGCGGGGGAGTTCTGGAAAAAAGAGCGCTGGCCCCGGGAGATTCCGTTGAGGCCGGCCGGCGTCTTCTCCTTTATACGGACGACGAGCGATGCGCGGTTTCGCCGATCTCCGGAACAGTGGCGTCCATATCCACGGTTTCAGACGATCAGGGCCGGGACTGGACCCAGGTGTCCATCACGGGGTCTTCGGACCCGGACCCCGGGGTCGAGCTGGATGATCTGGCCGGGGAGCCATCCCTTGAGGGCGCCCGCCGCTGTCTGGCCCACGTTCCCGGCGCGCCCTGCCTGGACTGCTTTTCCAGTGATTCCGAATCTCTTGAGCCCCGGAACATGGAGGTCATCGTCATCAACGGCGTCTCTTCCGACCTGATGCTTCTGACCGCCCCGTTTCTTTTGTTTTCCGCCGCCGACGCCATCGGAAAGGGCGTGGAGGTTCTGAAAAAGATCACCGGGGTCGGGCGCGTGATCCTGGCGGTCCCGTCGGATTTCTCCGGCTCCCTGGACGTGACGGGGGCCGAGATCCAAAAGGTTTCCCCCCTCTATCCCCAGGGAAACCCGGCCCTGATCATGAAAAACGTTCTGGGCATGGAGGTTCCGGCCGGCGGCTCCCCGGCCGATCTGGGCGTGGCCTTTTTCAGCCTGGAGGCCGCGATCTCCCTGGGACAGGCCTTTGAAACCGGGCGCCCGCCCCAGGAAAAGCTTTTGACCCTTGTGGACAAGAAGGGGGCCGGACGGCTGGTTTACGCGAGAATCGGAACGCCTGTGGGCCATGTGATCCAAAGCTGCGGCGTGGAAATCGATGAAGACGATCTCATCATCATGGGGGGCCCCATGACGGGCTCCGCCGTGTATTCGGAGAATTTTCCGGTGAGGCCGGACACGGACGGCCTGATGATTCTCAAAAAAGATGATGTCCATTATTACAGCGATTACCCGTGCGTCAACTGCGGGGAATGCGTCCGGGTCTGCCCGACCGGCGTGCCGGTGAACATGCTGGTCCGTTTTCTGGAGGCGGGCCGCTACGAGGAGGCCGCCGAGTCCTGGGACCTCATGTCGTGCGTGGACTGCGGCCTGTGCGCCTTTGTGTGCGTGGCCCGGATGCCGGTTTTTCAGTATATCCGGCTGGCGAAACACGAGATTTCAAAAACAAACGCCGCGGCTTAA
- a CDS encoding Electron transporter RnfD: MFNGKKVIVSHAPFSHVGSRISERSLHKIFALLPAVFLGIFFYGAPALGAAALSVSTAVMWESLFNRVAKRPDTVADGDAALIGLLFAALIPATSPWWFVVVGTFIAVVIGKQIFGGIGANPVNPVLLAVAILMVSWKDLLDFDAALLNYDLAFKALEPLKALKGLGVEAAADFSMGDLLMGRQVGGVGATFGLGLIAGGLYLIARGFIRWEIPVSFLAGVFVTALFFNMADPAAYAGPLFHIFTGYTLIGAFFLAAEDASSPVHLIPMLIYGAGAGIMVILIRNIGVYADGVVFAILVFNLINPLLDKIRPKAMGKVI; this comes from the coding sequence ATGTTTAACGGGAAAAAAGTCATCGTCTCACACGCTCCCTTCTCTCACGTCGGGAGCCGGATTTCGGAAAGAAGCCTTCACAAGATTTTCGCGCTTCTTCCGGCCGTCTTTCTGGGAATCTTTTTTTACGGAGCGCCGGCTTTGGGAGCGGCGGCCCTGTCCGTTTCCACCGCCGTCATGTGGGAGTCGCTGTTCAACCGGGTGGCCAAACGCCCGGACACGGTGGCGGACGGCGACGCCGCGCTCATCGGTCTTCTGTTCGCGGCGCTGATCCCGGCCACAAGCCCCTGGTGGTTTGTGGTCGTCGGCACATTCATCGCCGTGGTCATCGGAAAGCAGATATTCGGAGGCATCGGGGCCAACCCGGTGAACCCGGTTCTTTTGGCGGTGGCCATTCTGATGGTGTCCTGGAAAGACCTGCTCGACTTCGACGCCGCTTTGCTGAATTACGACCTGGCCTTTAAGGCGCTTGAGCCCCTGAAGGCTCTCAAAGGGCTCGGCGTGGAGGCCGCGGCCGATTTCAGCATGGGAGACCTCCTCATGGGAAGGCAGGTGGGAGGCGTCGGCGCCACGTTCGGCCTGGGCCTCATCGCCGGGGGGCTGTACCTCATCGCCAGGGGATTCATCCGCTGGGAGATCCCCGTCTCTTTTCTGGCCGGGGTCTTTGTGACCGCGCTTTTTTTCAATATGGCCGACCCCGCCGCCTACGCCGGCCCCCTGTTTCACATATTCACGGGATACACCCTTATCGGGGCGTTTTTTCTGGCCGCCGAAGACGCCTCCTCGCCGGTCCATCTCATCCCCATGCTGATATACGGGGCCGGGGCCGGAATCATGGTCATACTGATCCGGAACATCGGGGTTTACGCCGACGGAGTGGTTTTTGCCATACTGGTTTTCAATTTAATCAATCCCCTTTTGGATAAAATAAGGCCAAAGGCCATGGGAAAGGTGATTTGA
- a CDS encoding SMC domain-containing protein — MPERKVFVNSLKLKNLLSFGDKSDDIELGPLNVLIGKNSCGKSNFIEAFSLLKSLPKDLLAPIRRGGGIREWLWKGSDESSVAELNLSLNYPGDPIPLRYRLNFSEVSQRLEIFDEAIESARKTHESEDDVYFYYRYMGGSPVLNVRNPESRAPEQNDGRGGIKRKLHREDLGINQSVLSQRKDPDLYPELTFISNRFSEIRLFRDWNLGRRSPPRLPQSPDLPEDFLLEDMSNLGLVLNNLQHEPAAKRAILENLNYFYDEFDDISTKIHGGTVQIFLHEKKLTQPVPATRLSDGTLRFLCLIVILCHPDPPPLICIEEPELGLHPDILPHVARMLLQASEKTQLIVTTHSDIIVDELTDRPDSVVVCEKHDGLTKTRRLDAESLKGWLKEYSLGELWRSGEIGGNRW; from the coding sequence ATGCCTGAAAGAAAAGTATTCGTTAACAGTTTAAAACTTAAGAATCTTTTGTCTTTTGGCGATAAAAGCGATGATATTGAACTGGGTCCTTTGAATGTCCTGATCGGGAAAAATTCGTGCGGAAAATCAAATTTCATTGAAGCCTTTTCTTTGTTAAAATCTTTGCCGAAAGATTTGCTTGCTCCCATACGAAGAGGCGGAGGGATCAGGGAATGGCTTTGGAAAGGTTCCGACGAAAGTTCGGTCGCGGAGTTGAATTTGTCGCTCAATTATCCCGGGGACCCTATTCCTTTGAGATACAGGCTTAACTTTTCGGAAGTCAGCCAGCGCCTTGAGATTTTTGATGAAGCCATTGAGAGCGCTCGCAAAACCCATGAATCAGAGGATGACGTCTATTTTTATTACCGGTATATGGGTGGCTCGCCTGTTTTAAATGTTCGAAATCCTGAAAGTCGCGCTCCGGAACAAAACGATGGAAGGGGCGGGATCAAGCGAAAACTCCACAGGGAAGACTTGGGGATCAATCAGTCTGTTTTGTCCCAGAGAAAAGATCCGGATCTGTACCCGGAGCTGACGTTTATCAGCAATCGCTTTTCAGAGATCAGGTTGTTCAGGGACTGGAATCTTGGAAGGCGCTCGCCGCCTCGTCTTCCCCAAAGCCCGGATCTGCCGGAAGATTTTCTTTTGGAAGATATGAGCAATCTTGGGCTTGTCCTGAACAATCTCCAGCATGAACCAGCGGCCAAGCGGGCTATTTTGGAGAATTTGAATTATTTTTATGATGAATTTGATGATATTTCGACGAAAATTCATGGCGGAACCGTTCAGATTTTTCTGCACGAAAAAAAATTGACCCAGCCTGTTCCGGCCACGCGCCTTTCCGATGGAACGCTTCGTTTTTTATGCCTGATCGTTATTCTATGCCATCCCGACCCTCCGCCGCTGATCTGCATTGAAGAGCCGGAATTGGGATTGCATCCTGATATTTTACCGCATGTCGCCAGGATGCTTCTGCAAGCCTCTGAAAAAACACAGCTGATTGTGACGACCCACTCCGATATCATTGTCGATGAGCTGACGGACCGCCCGGATTCAGTGGTGGTTTGTGAAAAACATGACGGTTTGACGAAGACGCGCCGCCTGGACGCAGAGTCGCTTAAAGGGTGGCTTAAAGAATATTCTTTGGGAGAGTTGTGGCGAAGTGGCGAAATCGGGGGAAATCGATGGTAA
- the rsxA gene encoding putative inner membrane subunit of an electron transport system (Evidence 3 : Putative function from multiple computational evidences; PubMedId : 10411911, 10637328, 12773378; Product type m : membrane component), producing MGDFIVLAISCIFVNNILLAQYLGNCPFLGTSKKMETAIGMSMAVIFVLVMAGVITWITDNYALKPLGLEYLRTIAFILVIASLVQFVEMFLKKSIPALYAGLGIFLPLITTNCAVMGVCLININEEYDFINALVASFAYAVGFGVALIIFAGLRERTFLARVPRPLQDTSIGLVTAGIIALAFFAFKGMA from the coding sequence ATGGGCGATTTCATAGTCCTTGCCATCAGCTGCATATTCGTCAATAACATTCTTCTGGCCCAGTACCTGGGAAACTGCCCGTTCCTCGGAACGTCCAAAAAGATGGAGACCGCCATCGGCATGTCCATGGCGGTGATCTTTGTCCTGGTCATGGCCGGGGTCATCACCTGGATCACGGACAACTACGCGCTCAAACCCCTTGGCCTTGAATATTTGCGAACCATCGCCTTTATCCTGGTCATCGCGTCCCTGGTTCAGTTTGTGGAGATGTTTTTGAAAAAAAGCATTCCCGCCCTGTACGCGGGCCTGGGGATTTTCCTGCCCCTGATCACCACCAACTGCGCGGTCATGGGCGTGTGCCTGATCAACATCAACGAGGAGTACGACTTCATAAACGCCCTGGTGGCCTCATTCGCCTATGCCGTGGGCTTCGGCGTGGCGCTTATCATCTTCGCCGGTCTCCGGGAGCGGACTTTCCTGGCCCGGGTTCCCAGACCCCTTCAGGACACCTCCATCGGCCTGGTGACCGCCGGCATCATCGCCCTGGCCTTTTTCGCCTTTAAGGGGATGGCTTAA
- the yoeB gene encoding toxin of the YoeB-YefM toxin-antitoxin system (Evidence 2a : Function from experimental evidences in other organisms; Product type f : factor), producing the protein MIRQLAWTDEAWKDYLYWQSQDKKTLKRINKLIEDSKRQPFRGIGKPEPLKENLTGFWSRRIDQTNRLVYAVDDDYLTIISCRYHY; encoded by the coding sequence ATGATTAGGCAATTGGCCTGGACTGATGAGGCTTGGAAGGATTATCTCTACTGGCAGTCGCAAGACAAAAAGACTTTGAAGAGAATAAATAAGCTCATTGAAGATTCAAAACGACAGCCTTTTCGAGGGATTGGCAAGCCGGAACCTCTAAAAGAGAACCTGACTGGTTTTTGGTCCCGAAGAATTGATCAGACAAACAGATTGGTTTATGCGGTGGATGACGATTATCTGACAATAATATCTTGCAGATACCACTATTGA
- the rnfG gene encoding Ion-translocating oxidoreductase complex subunit G, which produces MREMIKMAVTLTVLCFISGLLLAALRNGTKDKIEYQELKFVKGPAILDILAGASNNPLEDRFKLMDGDVERSFFVGLFDDRDTAMIAFESSGKGYGGDIGVMAGVTLGDDKISGAGVTTHSETPGVGSRAKTEPGFAAQFKGLDTNQVFKVKGDGGQVDALSGATITSRGVAAALTDAGAVYNRLKPRLMAKLKEIRDKR; this is translated from the coding sequence ATGCGTGAAATGATAAAAATGGCGGTGACGCTCACCGTTCTGTGCTTCATCTCAGGGCTGCTTCTGGCCGCCCTCCGAAACGGAACAAAGGATAAGATCGAATACCAGGAGCTTAAATTCGTCAAAGGCCCGGCCATTCTCGACATACTGGCCGGCGCTTCCAACAATCCCCTGGAAGACCGGTTCAAACTCATGGACGGAGACGTGGAAAGAAGTTTTTTCGTGGGCCTGTTCGATGACCGGGACACCGCCATGATCGCCTTTGAAAGCTCGGGAAAAGGATATGGCGGCGATATCGGCGTCATGGCGGGCGTGACTCTTGGGGATGACAAGATTTCAGGCGCGGGCGTCACCACCCACAGCGAAACCCCGGGCGTGGGATCCAGGGCCAAGACCGAGCCGGGCTTCGCGGCCCAGTTCAAGGGCCTGGACACCAACCAGGTCTTCAAGGTGAAAGGCGACGGGGGGCAGGTGGACGCGCTCTCAGGCGCCACCATCACTTCCAGGGGAGTCGCGGCGGCCCTGACCGACGCCGGAGCCGTGTACAACCGTTTAAAACCCCGGTTGATGGCCAAACTCAAGGAAATCAGGGACAAACGCTGA
- a CDS encoding Sodium Bile acid symporter family protein, which produces MYIEFFDLAIPSFFTSLSFIVSKFFSRFSGKRRGGPGDSRESRFDGTGQGEDIMGDDQKKGKKLAILGAFVLAAFLMTAPPAISKPQGETGEELYQRLSEIAAGKGDIKLFETLKRESGKLDWTKSREMEFSGNLRILKSGADPAPESAGNVYLLRRLDGEVFILSLPEDPAMLGENADSFYAGLEGMYKNKMIFKVGTIRGQVEGHVYDFVRLMEKPQPLLLDKIFKIFIILMLFFVMVGMGLTLTLKEFALVFKKPRGIIVGQILQFGLMPLLAMGLGHLLGFYERYPFIFVGMILITAIPGGVTSNLMTYYAKGDLALSISLTSFSTVLSIFFTPMLLALYCANLPEIVIPVKVVVQTILILVIAPLATGMSLRHKWPAFAEKSTPFFSGLGIVALLILVVAGISSNLNSFADTARYGVKFYSTVFSLTFLGMILGVLFSKAFSVNNYQTRAISLETGLRNASLAMTIALLIQDATGDFHSSMFFTSGIFGLAMYFAGLLSIVLYKPLLPVQPGESSSG; this is translated from the coding sequence TTGTATATCGAATTTTTTGACTTAGCCATCCCAAGCTTTTTTACGAGTTTATCATTTATTGTCTCAAAATTTTTTTCACGCTTTTCCGGAAAGCGCCGGGGCGGGCCCGGGGACTCCAGGGAGAGCCGATTTGACGGAACCGGACAGGGGGAGGATATCATGGGGGATGATCAAAAGAAGGGGAAAAAACTTGCGATCCTGGGCGCTTTTGTTTTGGCCGCGTTTTTGATGACGGCGCCGCCGGCGATCTCCAAACCCCAGGGAGAAACAGGGGAAGAGCTGTACCAGAGGCTCTCTGAAATCGCCGCTGGAAAGGGCGATATCAAGCTGTTTGAAACCTTAAAGCGCGAGTCCGGGAAACTGGACTGGACAAAATCCCGGGAAATGGAATTTTCAGGAAACCTTCGCATTCTTAAATCCGGCGCGGACCCGGCCCCGGAAAGCGCCGGAAACGTGTATCTTTTAAGGAGGCTTGACGGGGAGGTTTTTATTTTATCGCTTCCCGAAGACCCCGCCATGCTGGGGGAGAACGCGGATTCCTTTTACGCCGGCCTTGAAGGCATGTACAAAAACAAAATGATCTTCAAGGTAGGGACAATCCGGGGGCAAGTGGAAGGGCATGTGTATGACTTTGTCCGTCTCATGGAGAAACCCCAACCTCTTTTGTTGGATAAGATATTTAAAATATTCATTATACTTATGCTTTTCTTTGTCATGGTCGGCATGGGGCTCACCTTGACCTTAAAGGAGTTCGCCCTGGTCTTTAAAAAACCGAGGGGAATCATCGTCGGCCAGATCCTGCAATTCGGACTGATGCCCCTTCTTGCCATGGGACTGGGGCATCTGCTGGGGTTTTATGAGCGCTATCCCTTTATTTTTGTGGGCATGATTCTGATCACCGCGATCCCGGGGGGCGTGACCTCGAATCTGATGACCTACTACGCCAAAGGGGATCTGGCTCTTTCCATATCCCTGACATCCTTTTCCACCGTCCTTTCCATTTTTTTCACGCCCATGCTGCTGGCGCTTTATTGCGCGAATCTGCCTGAAATTGTGATTCCGGTGAAAGTCGTGGTTCAAACCATTCTGATCCTGGTCATCGCGCCCCTTGCCACGGGCATGTCCCTGCGACATAAATGGCCGGCGTTCGCGGAAAAATCCACGCCGTTTTTTTCCGGGTTGGGAATCGTGGCCCTGCTGATACTGGTTGTGGCGGGAATTTCAAGCAATCTGAACTCGTTTGCGGACACGGCCCGGTATGGCGTCAAATTTTACTCGACGGTTTTCTCCCTGACCTTTTTGGGAATGATCCTGGGCGTTTTGTTTTCCAAAGCGTTTTCCGTCAACAATTACCAGACCCGGGCGATTTCCCTTGAAACCGGTTTGCGAAACGCCTCACTGGCCATGACCATCGCTTTGCTGATCCAGGACGCCACCGGGGATTTCCACAGCTCCATGTTCTTCACCTCCGGAATATTCGGATTGGCGATGTATTTCGCCGGGCTTCTTTCAATCGTTTTGTACAAGCCGCTGCTGCCGGTCCAGCCCGGGGAATCGTCCTCCGGCTGA
- a CDS encoding conserved hypothetical protein (Evidence 4 : Unknown function but conserved in other organisms) codes for MKAEKLDELFDNGEDITPYLDLATQKRPALEQRRVNVNFPAWMIRSLDREATRIGVTRQSIIKVWIAERIKAESGRRL; via the coding sequence ATGAAAGCTGAAAAACTTGACGAACTTTTCGATAATGGCGAGGATATCACGCCGTATCTGGATCTCGCCACCCAAAAACGGCCCGCTTTAGAGCAAAGGCGGGTCAATGTTAATTTTCCGGCTTGGATGATCCGCTCCCTGGACCGCGAGGCGACCCGAATCGGCGTCACAAGACAGTCTATCATCAAAGTCTGGATTGCGGAACGGATCAAAGCGGAATCCGGCCGGCGCCTTTGA
- a CDS encoding Toxin — protein MEFEYDPNKSETNKKKHGIDFEEAKRLWEDVNRLQVQAKSETESRYALIASYRGKLWSAFFTIRESRVRIISVRRSGKGERRLYNES, from the coding sequence ATGGAATTTGAATATGACCCGAATAAAAGCGAAACGAACAAAAAGAAACATGGAATTGACTTCGAAGAGGCCAAACGCCTTTGGGAAGATGTGAACAGACTCCAAGTTCAGGCCAAAAGTGAAACTGAATCCCGATATGCCCTAATCGCTTCTTATCGGGGCAAACTATGGAGCGCTTTTTTCACAATACGGGAAAGCCGCGTCAGAATTATTTCAGTCCGAAGGTCCGGAAAAGGCGAAAGGAGACTATATAATGAAAGCTGA
- the rsxE gene encoding putative inner membrane NADH-quinone reductase (Evidence 3 : Putative function from multiple computational evidences; PubMedId : 10411911, 10637328, 12773378; Product type c : carrier) has translation MATKSIAQEFAKGLWAEIPPFRLVLGLCPVLAVTKTVENGIGMGLATTFVLICSNLLVSALRKAIPTKVRIACFIIVIATFVTIVELLMQAYAYPLFQKLGIFIPLIVVNCVVLGRAEAFAYKNGVAASVADGLGIGVGFTLSLAALGAVRESLGSGALTFWGDIAIPMLFGPSFQPFSFMVEAPGAFVCLGLMLCGMNLLGKK, from the coding sequence ATGGCGACAAAGTCGATCGCTCAGGAATTCGCAAAGGGCCTGTGGGCGGAAATACCGCCTTTCCGGCTGGTTTTGGGTCTTTGCCCCGTGCTGGCGGTGACCAAGACCGTGGAGAACGGCATCGGGATGGGGCTTGCCACCACATTCGTGCTGATCTGCTCCAACCTGCTGGTCTCCGCCCTGCGCAAAGCCATACCGACCAAGGTCAGGATCGCCTGTTTCATCATTGTCATCGCCACATTTGTGACCATTGTGGAGCTGCTGATGCAGGCGTACGCCTACCCTCTTTTTCAGAAACTGGGAATATTCATCCCGCTCATCGTGGTCAACTGCGTTGTCCTGGGCCGGGCCGAGGCGTTCGCCTATAAAAACGGCGTGGCCGCCTCTGTGGCCGATGGTCTGGGTATCGGGGTGGGATTCACCCTTTCCCTGGCGGCCCTGGGCGCTGTTCGGGAATCTTTGGGAAGCGGGGCGCTCACCTTCTGGGGAGACATCGCGATTCCCATGCTGTTCGGCCCTTCGTTTCAACCCTTTTCATTCATGGTGGAGGCCCCCGGCGCATTTGTCTGCCTGGGTCTGATGCTTTGCGGCATGAATCTTTTGGGAAAAAAATAG